The following coding sequences are from one Bacillus solimangrovi window:
- a CDS encoding TerC family protein → MDFDLILQIITIIGIDIILGGDNAIVIALASRKLPEDKRHKAIVIGTGLAIIVRILLTIVVVLLLQIPYLQLIGAIFLIWIAIQLLIHNEDETTHIKGGKTLFEAIRTIVLADLVMGFDNVIAIAGAAHGEIWLVITGLLISVPIIIWGSKIILHCIERFPTLVYVGAGILAYTASKMIIHEKQLHPYFESNPTFETLIPFILIITVLSFGGIGNIFAKA, encoded by the coding sequence TTGGATTTTGATCTAATTCTCCAAATCATAACGATCATTGGAATTGATATCATTCTCGGTGGTGATAATGCAATCGTAATTGCTCTCGCAAGTCGCAAGCTCCCAGAAGACAAACGACATAAAGCAATCGTGATCGGGACAGGTTTGGCTATTATTGTACGAATCTTACTTACAATTGTTGTAGTATTACTTCTTCAAATTCCTTACTTACAACTCATCGGTGCTATCTTTCTTATTTGGATCGCGATTCAATTGCTTATCCATAATGAAGATGAAACTACTCACATAAAAGGTGGTAAGACGCTATTTGAAGCGATTCGAACAATTGTACTAGCTGACCTTGTAATGGGCTTTGATAATGTTATTGCAATTGCAGGTGCAGCACATGGAGAAATTTGGCTTGTTATTACAGGGTTACTTATCTCTGTACCTATTATTATTTGGGGAAGTAAAATAATCCTACATTGTATAGAACGATTCCCCACACTTGTATACGTTGGTGCTGGCATTCTTGCTTATACAGCTAGTAAAATGATTATACACGAAAAGCAACTTCATCCATATTTCGAAAGCAACCCCACTTTCGAAACTCTCATTCCATTCATTCTTATTATTACTGTTCTTTCATTTGGAGGAATTGGAAATATTTTTGCAAAAGCTTAA
- a CDS encoding GNAT family N-acetyltransferase — protein sequence MNWYEKLNQYFPIEEMKSREHMEALLKEKGDIYHKDEGPHHVVMYVETDDFLFVDYVFVSRDARGQGLGHKIINKLKAKQKPIILEVEPVDYEDSDSEKRLRFYKREGFEHAQSIGYRRRSLATNEVNQMEILYWSPSDEAEEVIQRKIYEGMKKTYESIHTYRDKEFYGRSYQDVDEVLTYEQKNNTENILDNL from the coding sequence ATGAATTGGTATGAAAAGCTTAATCAGTACTTCCCAATAGAAGAAATGAAATCACGGGAACATATGGAAGCCTTGTTAAAGGAAAAAGGAGATATTTATCATAAAGATGAGGGACCTCATCATGTCGTCATGTATGTTGAAACGGATGATTTTTTATTTGTCGACTATGTATTCGTATCACGCGATGCTCGTGGACAAGGTCTTGGTCATAAAATAATAAATAAACTTAAAGCGAAACAAAAGCCAATTATATTAGAAGTTGAACCAGTTGATTATGAAGATTCAGATAGTGAAAAAAGATTGCGTTTCTATAAAAGAGAAGGTTTCGAACATGCCCAATCAATTGGTTATCGCCGAAGGTCTTTAGCAACTAATGAAGTGAATCAAATGGAGATTTTATATTGGTCTCCAAGTGATGAAGCGGAAGAGGTTATTCAACGCAAAATTTACGAAGGTATGAAAAAAACATATGAATCCATTCATACTTATCGAGATAAAGAATTCTACGGTCGTTCTTATCAGGATGTTGATGAAGTCCTCACGTATGAACAAAAAAATAATACAGAAAATATATTAGATAACCTATGA
- the spxA gene encoding transcriptional regulator SpxA, which translates to MVTLYSSPSCTSCRKARAWLEEHEIPFTERNIFSEHLTIDEAKEILRMTEDGTDEIISTRSKIFQELNVNLETMPLQDLFKLISENPGLLRRPIIIDEKRLQVGYNEDEIRRFLPRKVRTFQLREAQRLVN; encoded by the coding sequence ATGGTAACGTTATATTCATCACCGAGTTGCACATCTTGTCGAAAAGCGAGAGCATGGCTTGAAGAACATGAAATTCCGTTTACAGAAAGAAACATTTTCTCTGAGCATTTAACGATCGATGAAGCGAAAGAAATTTTACGAATGACAGAGGACGGAACTGATGAGATTATATCAACTCGTTCTAAGATTTTTCAAGAACTAAATGTTAATTTAGAAACGATGCCGCTTCAAGATCTATTTAAGTTAATTAGTGAAAACCCTGGTTTACTACGACGACCTATTATAATTGATGAGAAGCGTTTACAGGTTGGTTATAATGAAGATGAGATTCGCCGCTTCTTACCTAGAAAGGTTCGTACTTTCCAACTTCGTGAAGCACAGCGTCTTGTAAACTAG